The proteins below come from a single Candidatus Binataceae bacterium genomic window:
- the uvrB gene encoding excinuclease ABC subunit UvrB — protein sequence MLSLARGKEGIFRLVSGYQPQGDQPGAIEAITRNVREGVRQEVLLGVTGSGKTFTMANVVANVNKPTLVIAPNKTLAAQLYNEFKSLFPDNAVRYFVSYYDYYQPEAYVPSTDTYVEKDASINDEIDKLRHSATKALLERNDVLIVASVSCIYGLGEPEVYFEMLVFLEEGQTIERDRVLRKLVDIQYQRNDYDFHRGTFRVRGDIVEVFPAYEESRAVRVEFFGDQVEALYEIDPLRGKVIRKLQSVCIYPASHYVTTEDRMELAVRNIRTELRDRLEFFRTENRLLEAQRLEQRTMYDLELLAEMGFCPGIENYSRHLTGRAPGQPPPTLLDYFPRDFLMFVDESHVTVPQLGGMYRGDRSRKQTLVEYGFRLPSALDNRPLNFEEWEGLASQVVYVSATPGDYELQKSGGLVVEQLIRPTGLIDPEIEVRKAGTQVDDLLGEIRKRVEAGARVLVTCLTKKMAEDLTDYYHDLGVRVRYLHSDIETIERVEIIRSLRKGEFDVLVGINLLREGLDLPEVSLVAILDADKEGYLRSARSLIQTIGRAARNVEGKVIMYADAMTDSMRKAIDETNRRRAKQVAYNQEHGITPQSVVKAIDASLVEMYSPEWAVVPEAEDAPPETELIAAHELPDRITGLRQEMMQAAERLEYERAAELRDRIKRLERQVFGLDQKNEAAAAAAAQPPGSAHQHDGGAARGGRAGRSKPKDADATPAPILPRGRSRGRGPASSGPSAPPPRQRSLKIIPDRPK from the coding sequence GTGCTCTCACTGGCGCGCGGTAAAGAAGGGATCTTCCGACTCGTCTCCGGCTACCAGCCGCAGGGCGACCAGCCCGGCGCGATCGAAGCGATTACCCGCAATGTCCGCGAGGGCGTGCGCCAGGAGGTCCTGCTCGGCGTTACCGGCTCGGGCAAGACCTTCACGATGGCCAATGTGGTCGCCAACGTGAACAAGCCGACGCTGGTGATCGCGCCCAACAAGACGCTCGCCGCCCAGCTATACAACGAGTTCAAGAGCCTGTTCCCGGACAACGCGGTCCGTTACTTCGTCTCGTATTACGACTATTACCAGCCCGAGGCTTACGTACCCTCGACCGACACCTACGTCGAGAAGGACGCCAGCATCAACGACGAGATCGACAAGCTGCGCCATTCGGCGACCAAGGCTTTGCTTGAGCGCAACGACGTCCTGATCGTCGCCTCGGTCTCGTGCATCTACGGCCTCGGCGAGCCCGAGGTTTATTTCGAGATGCTGGTGTTCCTGGAGGAGGGCCAGACGATCGAGCGCGACCGCGTGCTGCGCAAGCTCGTCGATATCCAGTACCAGCGCAACGACTACGATTTCCATCGCGGCACCTTTCGCGTCCGCGGCGATATCGTCGAGGTCTTTCCGGCATACGAGGAAAGCCGTGCGGTGCGCGTCGAGTTCTTCGGCGATCAGGTCGAGGCGCTCTACGAAATCGATCCGCTGCGCGGCAAGGTGATCCGAAAGCTCCAGAGCGTCTGCATCTATCCGGCGTCGCATTACGTGACGACCGAGGACCGGATGGAGCTGGCGGTGCGCAACATCCGCACCGAACTCCGCGATCGGCTGGAATTCTTCCGCACCGAGAACCGGTTGCTCGAGGCGCAGCGGCTGGAGCAGCGCACGATGTACGACCTCGAGCTGCTGGCCGAGATGGGCTTCTGCCCCGGAATCGAGAATTACTCGCGCCATCTTACCGGCCGCGCGCCCGGCCAGCCGCCGCCGACGCTGCTCGACTACTTCCCGCGCGACTTCCTGATGTTCGTCGATGAGAGCCACGTTACCGTGCCGCAGCTGGGCGGGATGTACCGCGGCGACCGCTCGCGCAAGCAGACCCTCGTCGAGTACGGCTTCCGGCTGCCCTCGGCGCTCGACAACCGCCCGCTCAACTTCGAGGAATGGGAGGGGCTCGCAAGCCAGGTGGTGTACGTCTCGGCGACGCCGGGCGACTACGAACTCCAAAAATCGGGCGGCCTCGTCGTCGAACAGCTAATCCGTCCGACCGGCCTTATCGATCCCGAGATCGAAGTGCGCAAGGCCGGCACGCAGGTCGACGATCTGCTCGGCGAAATCCGCAAACGCGTCGAGGCCGGCGCCCGCGTCCTCGTCACCTGCCTCACCAAGAAGATGGCCGAGGACCTGACCGACTACTATCACGACCTCGGCGTGCGCGTGCGCTACCTGCACTCGGACATCGAGACCATCGAGCGCGTCGAGATCATCCGGAGCCTGCGCAAGGGCGAGTTCGACGTGCTGGTCGGGATCAACCTGCTGCGCGAGGGGCTCGACCTGCCCGAAGTCTCGCTGGTCGCGATCCTGGACGCCGACAAGGAAGGATACCTGCGCTCGGCCCGCTCGCTCATCCAGACTATCGGCCGCGCCGCGCGCAACGTCGAGGGCAAGGTCATCATGTACGCGGACGCGATGACCGACTCGATGCGCAAGGCGATCGACGAGACCAACCGCCGCCGCGCCAAGCAGGTTGCCTACAACCAGGAACACGGCATCACGCCGCAGTCGGTGGTCAAGGCGATCGACGCCTCTCTGGTCGAGATGTATTCACCGGAGTGGGCGGTGGTGCCGGAGGCGGAGGACGCGCCGCCGGAGACTGAGCTGATCGCGGCGCACGAACTGCCCGACCGCATCACCGGGCTTCGCCAGGAGATGATGCAAGCGGCGGAGCGGCTCGAGTACGAGCGCGCCGCCGAATTGCGCGACCGGATAAAGCGCCTCGAGCGCCAGGTCTTCGGCCTCGATCAGAAGAACGAGGCCGCGGCGGCGGCTGCGGCGCAGCCGCCCGGCTCGGCCCATCAGCACGACGGTGGCGCGGCGCGCGGCGGCCGTGCGGGCCGCTCGAAGCCGAAAGACGCTGACGCTACACCCGCGCCGATCTTGCCCCGCGGGCGCAGCAGGGGCCGCGGCCCGGCATCCAGCGGCCCATCGGCGCCGCCGCCGCGTCAGCGCAGCCTGAAGATCATCCCCGACCGGCCGAAGTAG
- a CDS encoding GFA family protein has product MADFKKISGACFCGDNQFEVTQPAVEMHHCHCSICRRLHGAAFVSFAIFPRAGFRWNKGGDLQTFSSSAQIHRNRCKNCGATLTVDVDPMPDVLIVTRASLPPDAELAYPPGTLRHAYWPDHVPWVELGDKLPRVAGFDK; this is encoded by the coding sequence ATGGCGGACTTCAAAAAAATCAGCGGCGCGTGCTTTTGCGGCGACAACCAGTTCGAGGTGACGCAGCCCGCCGTCGAAATGCATCACTGCCACTGCTCGATCTGCCGGCGCCTGCACGGCGCGGCATTCGTCTCGTTCGCGATCTTTCCGCGCGCCGGCTTCCGCTGGAACAAGGGCGGCGACCTGCAGACCTTCAGCAGCTCCGCTCAGATCCATCGCAACCGATGCAAGAACTGCGGCGCAACGCTCACGGTCGATGTCGATCCGATGCCCGATGTGCTGATCGTCACGCGCGCGAGCCTGCCGCCCGACGCCGAGCTCGCCTATCCGCCCGGCACGCTCCGCCACGCATACTGGCCTGACCACGTGCCGTGGGTTGAGCTGGGCGACAAGCTGCCACGCGTCGCCGGCTTCGACAAATAA